The Antennarius striatus isolate MH-2024 chromosome 20, ASM4005453v1, whole genome shotgun sequence genome includes a region encoding these proteins:
- the LOC137614164 gene encoding melanocortin receptor 4-like, which yields MNTTNTHGWIQGFPNQSQTSAVAPLDKDLPAEEKDSSAGCYEQLLISTEVFLTLGIISLLENILVVAAIAKNKNLHSPMYFFICSLAVADMLVSVSNASETIVIALINGRKLTIPVSLIKSMDNVFDSMICSSLLASICSLLAIAVDRYITIFYALRYHNIVTLRRAMLVIGGIWTCCIVSGILFIIYSESTMVLICLITMFFTMLVLMASLYVHMFLLARLHMKRIAALPGNAPLPQRANMKGAITLTILLGVFVVCWAPFFLHLILMISCPRNPYCTCFMSHFNMYLILIMCNSVIDPIIYAFRSQEMRKTFKEIFCCSQALLCV from the coding sequence AtgaacaccaccaacacccacGGATGGATCCAAGGCTTCCCCAACCAGAGCCAAACTTCGGCCGTTGCGCCGCTGGACAAAGACTTGCCAGCCGAGGAGAAGGACTCGTCCGCCGGATGCTACGAGCAGCTGCTGATCTCCACCGAGGTGTTCCTCACCCTGGGCATCATCAGCCTGCTGGAGAACATCCTGGTTGTGGCTGCGATAGCCAAGAACAAGAACCTTCACTCCCCCATGTACTTCTTCATCTGCAGCCTGGCCGTGGCCGACATGCTGGTCAGCGTCTCCAACGCCTCGGAGACTATCGTCATCGCGCTCATCAACGGACGCAAACTGACCATCCCCGTCTCGTTGATTAAAAGCATGGACAACGTGTTCGACTCCATGATCTGCAGCTCCTTGTTGGCGTCCATCTGCAGCTTGTTGGCCATCGCCGTGGATCGCTACATCACCATCTTCTACGCGTTGCGCTACCACAACATCGTCACCTTGCGCAGGGCGATGTTGGTCATTGGCGGCATCTGGACCTGCTGCATCGTCTCCggcatcctcttcatcatctacTCCGAGAGCACCATGGTGCTCATCTGCCTCATCACCATGTTCTTCACCATGCTGGTCCTCATGGCATCGCTGTACGTCCACATGTTCCTGCTGGCGCGGCTGCACATGAAGCGGATCGCGGCGCTGCCGGGCAACGCTCCGCTGCCCCAACGGGCGAACATGAAGGGCGCCATCACCCTCACCATCCTGCTGGGGGTGTTCGTGGTGTGCTGGGCACCCTTCTTCCTCCACCTCATCCTCATGATCTCCTGCCCCAGGAACCCCTACTGCACCTGCTTCATGTCCCACTTCAACATGTACCTCATCCTCATCATGTGCAACTCGGTCATCGACCCCATCATCTACGCCTTCAGGAGTCAGGAGATGAGGAAGACCTTCAAGGAGATTTTCTGCTGCTCGCAGGCGCTGTTGTGCGTGTAA